In one Culex quinquefasciatus strain JHB chromosome 2, VPISU_Cqui_1.0_pri_paternal, whole genome shotgun sequence genomic region, the following are encoded:
- the LOC6045991 gene encoding phospholipase D2 isoform X1, which produces MDPNYKRQSVHRSISLLLKDIDEMSLKEVGASNPALNDCEDNGTASTVRMDDIDQTVDTSLACYSLADEYDDILGFSDSITIVSMGGEGPVLVQRQDDGDQESIVPESEIPYAYVHNAPIKFNSMHRNIFIPGLEINVEIVDYERSLTAHILNPNLYTIKFTHGPFSWTIKKRYNHFRNLHQQLTTFRASLNIPFPTKSHKERRTSFRNMHNVHQCTASPTMQMKLEKPHKKRKKSSLPRFPLKPDSLVSFDAIPERKKQLEEYLYNLLNISLYRNQQDTINFLEVSHISFIAALGQKGKECLVKKRTGSTRAGQAGFNCCGCLTAGCCIRCSYFCSDVVWSKWRNRWFFVKETCFGYFRPKDGVLRCVVLFDQGFDISSGMYSTGMRNGLQLVTNSRYLVVKHPTRRTAKEWMAYMKKVANDTARDFTMPNPHQSFAPSRPGMQAGWFVDGASYMSAVADALEGATEEIFITDWMLSPEIHMKRPAIDGNYWRLDKILKRKAEQGIKIFVLLFKELDFALGINSYYSKQKLVEQHKNIMVLRHPDHARAGVFFWAHHEKLVVVDQTYAFVGGIDLCYGRWDDYKHRLTDLGSITSSSTCSSANNTTVRKPSTVVELDEGGTVASLMRSTKNIAVVTAVDTVDKGLPVLEPGDKLLMAAAQKLATVPQKSESEEIPENIKMDTPEMERRNIMEKLKEMGRDLKNKITLGEHDGDLGGKSSASSPGYLSDDEKHKKEEEPVKEPLPAGVMSPAPFKSKVVFELDGQAKFWIGKDYINFIVKDFSNLDMPYVDLVDRSTTIRMPWHDVATVVLGQAARDVARHFIERWNATKLEKCRENVQYPYLLPKSYNDVRIDRGFLDVSMQHVTCQVLRSASSWNCGFIEQDYVEQSIHEAYVQTISKAQHYIYIENQFFISLEMGNPTVKNQIAEYLFKRIMRAHREKKPFRVYVVMPLLPAFEGEVGGATGISLRAITHWNYASINRGKNSLLSRLSAAGIRNPMEYISFHSLRTHSTLNGVPVTELIYVHSKLLIADDKVVICGSANINDRSLLGKRDSEVCVMITDEAFEEGRMNGESYPCGIYAGKLRKYLFKEHLGLLDPAPNRAPVDVTDPVIDSFWNGVWRWTSRKNTRLFDEIFRCIPSDNVHSFVMLKKFLEEKSLAQSDPEGTQKALQRIEGNLVDLPLKFLCNEVLTPPGASKEGIMPTYMWT; this is translated from the exons ATGGATCCTAATTACAAGCGACAGTCGGTTCACCGGAGCATATCGTTGCTGCTCAAAGATATCG ATGAAATGTCCCTCAAGGAGGTCGGTGCGTCGAACCCGGCGCTGAACGACTGCGAGGACAACGGCACCGCCAGCACGGTCCGCATGGACGACATCGACCAGACGGTGGACACCAGCTTGGCGTGTTACTCGCTAGCGGACGAGTACGATGACATCCTCGGGTTTTCCGACTCGATCACCATCGTTTCGATGGGCGGCGAGGGACCGGTGCTGGTTCAGCGCCAAGATGACGGAGACCAGGAGAGCATCGTGCCCGAGTCGGAGATTCCGTACGCGTACGTGCATAACGCGCCGATTAAGTTCAACTCGATGCACAGGAACATCTTCATTCCGGGGTTGGAGATTAACGTGGAGATTGTGGACTACGAGCGCAGTCTGACGGCGCACATCTTGAACCCGAATTT ATACACAATCAAGTTCACCCACGGTCCATTTAGTTGGACCATCAAGAAGCGGTACAATCACTTCCGCAACCTGCACCAACAGTTGACGACGTTCCGGGCTTCGCTGAACATTCCGTTTCCCACCAAAAGCCACAAGGAGCGACGGACCAGCTTTCGGAACATGCACAACGTGCACCAGTGCACGGCTTCGCCGACAATGCAGATGAAGCTGGAGAAGCCGCACAAAAAGCGTAAGAAGAGTTCACTGCCGAGGTTTCCGCTCAAGCCGGACTCGCTGGTGTCCTTTGACGCGATTCCGGAGAGGAAGAAGCAACTCGAGGAGTACCTGTACAACCTGCTCAACATTTCGCTGTACCGCAATCAGCAGGACACG ATCAACTTCCTGGAAGTGTCGCACATCTCGTTCATCGCCGCCCTAGGACAAAAAGGAAAGGAGTGTCTCGTCAAAAAGCGAACCGGTTCAACCCGTGCCGGCCAGGCCGGCTTCAACTGCTGTGGCTGCCTCACAGCTGGTTGCTGCATTCGCTGCAGCTACTTCTGCTCGGACGTCGTGTGGAGCAAGTGGCGCAACCGGTGGTTCTTCGTCAAGGAGACCTGCTTCGGGTACTTCCGACCAAAAGACGGCGTCCTTCGCTGCGTCGTCCTGTTCGACCAGGGCTTCGACATCTCGTCCGGCATGTACAGCACTGGGATGCGCAACGGTCTGCAGCTGGTCACGAACTCGCGGTACCTCGTGGTGAAGCATCCAACGCGGCGAACCGCCAAAGAGTGGATGGCGTACATGAAGAAGGTCGCGAACGATACGGCGCGGGACTTTACGATGCCAAATCCGCACCAGTCGTTTGCACCGAGCAGGCCCGGAATGCAAGCGGGGTGGTTTGTGGACGGGGCGAGTTATATGAGTGCGGTGGCGGATGCGCTGGAGGGAGCGACCGAGGAGATTTTCATCACGGACTGGATGCTGAGTCCGGAGATTCACATGAAGAGGCCGGCGATTGATGGGAATTATTGGCGGTTGGATAAGATTTTAAAGCGGAAGGCG GAACAAGGGATCAAGATTTTCGTGCTGTTGTTCAAAGAACTCGATTTCGCGCTCGGCATCAACAGTTATTACAGCAAGCAGAAGCTAGTGGAGCAGCATAAAAATATTATG GTCCTCCGCCACCCGGACCACGCCCGAGCCGGCGTCTTCTTCTGGGCCCACCACGAGAAGCTGGTCGTCGTGGACCAGACGTACGCGTTCGTCGGCGGAATCGACCTGTGTTACGGCCGGTGGGACGACTACAAGCACCGGTTGACCGATTTGGGCAGTATTACGAGCAGCAGCACGTGCAGTTCGGCGAACAACACGACCGTGCGGAAACCCTCGACGGTGGTGGAGCTGGACGAGGGCGGCACGGTGGCCAGTTTGATGCGCTCGACGAAGAACATTGCGGTGGTGACGGCGGTGGATACGGTCGATAAGGGGCTGCCGGTGCTGGAGCCTGGGGATAAGCTGTTGATGGCCGCGGCGCAAAAGTTGGCGACGGTTCCGCAGAAGAGTGAGAGTGAGGAGATTCCGGAGAACATCAAGATGGATACGCCGGAGATGGAGCGACGGAATATTATGGAGAAGCTCAAGGAGATGGGTCGAGATCTGAAGAACAAAATCACGTTGGGAGAGCACGATGGGGATCTTGGTGGGAAGAGCAGTGCGAGTAGTCCGGGATATTTGTCGGATGATGAGAAGCATAAGAAGGAGGAAGAGCCAGTGAAGGAGCCTCTTCCGGCTGGGGTGATGAGTCCGGCTCCGTTCAAGAGCAAAGTTGTTTTTGAGCTGGATGGACAGGCCAAGTTCTGGATTGGCAAGGATTACATCAACTTTATCGTGAAGGATTTCTCAAATTTGGACATGCCGTACGTGGATCTCGTTGATCGATCGACCACCATCCGGATGCCGTGGCATGACGTGGCCACCGTGGTGCTTGGACAGGCGGCCCGTGACGTAGCGCGGCACTTTATTGAGCGCTGGAACGCCACCAAATTGGAAAAGTGTCGGGAGAACGTCCAGTATCCGTACCTGTTGCCGAAGAGTTACAACGACGTGCGGATAGATCGGGGCTTTCTGGACGTGTCGATGCAGCACGTGACCTGCCAGGTTCTGCGCAGTGCCTCCAGCTGGAACTGCGGTTTCATCGAGCAGGACTACGTCGAACAGAGTATTCACGAAGCTTACGTACAAACCATTTCAAAGGCGCAGCACTACATCTACATCGAGAACCAGTTCTTCATCAGTTTGGAGATGGGCAATCCCACGGTTAAGAATCAAATTGCGGAGTACCTGTTCAAGCGGATAATGCGGGCACATCGGGAGAAAAAGCCGTTCCGGGTTTACGTGGTGATGCCGCTCCTGCCAGCGTTTGAGGGGGAGGTTGGAGGAGCCACCGGAATTTCGTTGCGGGCGATTACGCACTGGAATTACGCTTCGATAAACAG AGGCAAAAACTCCCTTCTTTCGCGGCTCAGTGCCGCCGGCATCAGGAATCCGATGGAGTACATCTCGTTCCACAGCTTGCGGACGCACTCCACGCTGAACGGCGTCCCCGTAACGGAGCTGATCTATGTCCACTCGAAACTGCTTATCGCCGACGACAAGGTGGTGATCTGCGGGTCGGCCAACATCAACGACCGCTCGCTGCTGGGCAAACGAGACTCGGAAGTTTGCGTCATGATCACG GACGAAGCCTTCGAAGAAGGCCGCATGAACGGGGAGTCCTACCCGTGCGGAATCTACGCCGGCAAGCTGCGCAAGTACCTCTTCAAGGAGCACCTCGGCCTGCTCGACCCCGCCCCCAACCGAGCCCCGGTAGACGTGACCGACCCGGTGATCGACTCGTTCTGGAACGGCGTCTGGCGGTGGACATCTCGCAAAAACACCCGACTCTTTGACGAAATCTTCCGCTGCATCCCATCGGACAACGTGCACTCGTTTGTGATGTTGAAAAAGTTTCTCGAGGAGAAGAGCCTGGCGCAGTCCGATCCGGAGGGAACGCAGAAGGCACTGCAGCGCATCGAGGGCAATCTGGTGGATTTGCCGCTCAAGTTTTTGTGCAACGAAGTGTTGACACCGCCGGGGGCGAGCAAGGAGGGGATCATGCCGACGTACATGTGGACGTGA
- the LOC6045991 gene encoding phospholipase D2 isoform X2 produces the protein MSLKEVGASNPALNDCEDNGTASTVRMDDIDQTVDTSLACYSLADEYDDILGFSDSITIVSMGGEGPVLVQRQDDGDQESIVPESEIPYAYVHNAPIKFNSMHRNIFIPGLEINVEIVDYERSLTAHILNPNLYTIKFTHGPFSWTIKKRYNHFRNLHQQLTTFRASLNIPFPTKSHKERRTSFRNMHNVHQCTASPTMQMKLEKPHKKRKKSSLPRFPLKPDSLVSFDAIPERKKQLEEYLYNLLNISLYRNQQDTINFLEVSHISFIAALGQKGKECLVKKRTGSTRAGQAGFNCCGCLTAGCCIRCSYFCSDVVWSKWRNRWFFVKETCFGYFRPKDGVLRCVVLFDQGFDISSGMYSTGMRNGLQLVTNSRYLVVKHPTRRTAKEWMAYMKKVANDTARDFTMPNPHQSFAPSRPGMQAGWFVDGASYMSAVADALEGATEEIFITDWMLSPEIHMKRPAIDGNYWRLDKILKRKAEQGIKIFVLLFKELDFALGINSYYSKQKLVEQHKNIMVLRHPDHARAGVFFWAHHEKLVVVDQTYAFVGGIDLCYGRWDDYKHRLTDLGSITSSSTCSSANNTTVRKPSTVVELDEGGTVASLMRSTKNIAVVTAVDTVDKGLPVLEPGDKLLMAAAQKLATVPQKSESEEIPENIKMDTPEMERRNIMEKLKEMGRDLKNKITLGEHDGDLGGKSSASSPGYLSDDEKHKKEEEPVKEPLPAGVMSPAPFKSKVVFELDGQAKFWIGKDYINFIVKDFSNLDMPYVDLVDRSTTIRMPWHDVATVVLGQAARDVARHFIERWNATKLEKCRENVQYPYLLPKSYNDVRIDRGFLDVSMQHVTCQVLRSASSWNCGFIEQDYVEQSIHEAYVQTISKAQHYIYIENQFFISLEMGNPTVKNQIAEYLFKRIMRAHREKKPFRVYVVMPLLPAFEGEVGGATGISLRAITHWNYASINRGKNSLLSRLSAAGIRNPMEYISFHSLRTHSTLNGVPVTELIYVHSKLLIADDKVVICGSANINDRSLLGKRDSEVCVMITDEAFEEGRMNGESYPCGIYAGKLRKYLFKEHLGLLDPAPNRAPVDVTDPVIDSFWNGVWRWTSRKNTRLFDEIFRCIPSDNVHSFVMLKKFLEEKSLAQSDPEGTQKALQRIEGNLVDLPLKFLCNEVLTPPGASKEGIMPTYMWT, from the exons ATGTCCCTCAAGGAGGTCGGTGCGTCGAACCCGGCGCTGAACGACTGCGAGGACAACGGCACCGCCAGCACGGTCCGCATGGACGACATCGACCAGACGGTGGACACCAGCTTGGCGTGTTACTCGCTAGCGGACGAGTACGATGACATCCTCGGGTTTTCCGACTCGATCACCATCGTTTCGATGGGCGGCGAGGGACCGGTGCTGGTTCAGCGCCAAGATGACGGAGACCAGGAGAGCATCGTGCCCGAGTCGGAGATTCCGTACGCGTACGTGCATAACGCGCCGATTAAGTTCAACTCGATGCACAGGAACATCTTCATTCCGGGGTTGGAGATTAACGTGGAGATTGTGGACTACGAGCGCAGTCTGACGGCGCACATCTTGAACCCGAATTT ATACACAATCAAGTTCACCCACGGTCCATTTAGTTGGACCATCAAGAAGCGGTACAATCACTTCCGCAACCTGCACCAACAGTTGACGACGTTCCGGGCTTCGCTGAACATTCCGTTTCCCACCAAAAGCCACAAGGAGCGACGGACCAGCTTTCGGAACATGCACAACGTGCACCAGTGCACGGCTTCGCCGACAATGCAGATGAAGCTGGAGAAGCCGCACAAAAAGCGTAAGAAGAGTTCACTGCCGAGGTTTCCGCTCAAGCCGGACTCGCTGGTGTCCTTTGACGCGATTCCGGAGAGGAAGAAGCAACTCGAGGAGTACCTGTACAACCTGCTCAACATTTCGCTGTACCGCAATCAGCAGGACACG ATCAACTTCCTGGAAGTGTCGCACATCTCGTTCATCGCCGCCCTAGGACAAAAAGGAAAGGAGTGTCTCGTCAAAAAGCGAACCGGTTCAACCCGTGCCGGCCAGGCCGGCTTCAACTGCTGTGGCTGCCTCACAGCTGGTTGCTGCATTCGCTGCAGCTACTTCTGCTCGGACGTCGTGTGGAGCAAGTGGCGCAACCGGTGGTTCTTCGTCAAGGAGACCTGCTTCGGGTACTTCCGACCAAAAGACGGCGTCCTTCGCTGCGTCGTCCTGTTCGACCAGGGCTTCGACATCTCGTCCGGCATGTACAGCACTGGGATGCGCAACGGTCTGCAGCTGGTCACGAACTCGCGGTACCTCGTGGTGAAGCATCCAACGCGGCGAACCGCCAAAGAGTGGATGGCGTACATGAAGAAGGTCGCGAACGATACGGCGCGGGACTTTACGATGCCAAATCCGCACCAGTCGTTTGCACCGAGCAGGCCCGGAATGCAAGCGGGGTGGTTTGTGGACGGGGCGAGTTATATGAGTGCGGTGGCGGATGCGCTGGAGGGAGCGACCGAGGAGATTTTCATCACGGACTGGATGCTGAGTCCGGAGATTCACATGAAGAGGCCGGCGATTGATGGGAATTATTGGCGGTTGGATAAGATTTTAAAGCGGAAGGCG GAACAAGGGATCAAGATTTTCGTGCTGTTGTTCAAAGAACTCGATTTCGCGCTCGGCATCAACAGTTATTACAGCAAGCAGAAGCTAGTGGAGCAGCATAAAAATATTATG GTCCTCCGCCACCCGGACCACGCCCGAGCCGGCGTCTTCTTCTGGGCCCACCACGAGAAGCTGGTCGTCGTGGACCAGACGTACGCGTTCGTCGGCGGAATCGACCTGTGTTACGGCCGGTGGGACGACTACAAGCACCGGTTGACCGATTTGGGCAGTATTACGAGCAGCAGCACGTGCAGTTCGGCGAACAACACGACCGTGCGGAAACCCTCGACGGTGGTGGAGCTGGACGAGGGCGGCACGGTGGCCAGTTTGATGCGCTCGACGAAGAACATTGCGGTGGTGACGGCGGTGGATACGGTCGATAAGGGGCTGCCGGTGCTGGAGCCTGGGGATAAGCTGTTGATGGCCGCGGCGCAAAAGTTGGCGACGGTTCCGCAGAAGAGTGAGAGTGAGGAGATTCCGGAGAACATCAAGATGGATACGCCGGAGATGGAGCGACGGAATATTATGGAGAAGCTCAAGGAGATGGGTCGAGATCTGAAGAACAAAATCACGTTGGGAGAGCACGATGGGGATCTTGGTGGGAAGAGCAGTGCGAGTAGTCCGGGATATTTGTCGGATGATGAGAAGCATAAGAAGGAGGAAGAGCCAGTGAAGGAGCCTCTTCCGGCTGGGGTGATGAGTCCGGCTCCGTTCAAGAGCAAAGTTGTTTTTGAGCTGGATGGACAGGCCAAGTTCTGGATTGGCAAGGATTACATCAACTTTATCGTGAAGGATTTCTCAAATTTGGACATGCCGTACGTGGATCTCGTTGATCGATCGACCACCATCCGGATGCCGTGGCATGACGTGGCCACCGTGGTGCTTGGACAGGCGGCCCGTGACGTAGCGCGGCACTTTATTGAGCGCTGGAACGCCACCAAATTGGAAAAGTGTCGGGAGAACGTCCAGTATCCGTACCTGTTGCCGAAGAGTTACAACGACGTGCGGATAGATCGGGGCTTTCTGGACGTGTCGATGCAGCACGTGACCTGCCAGGTTCTGCGCAGTGCCTCCAGCTGGAACTGCGGTTTCATCGAGCAGGACTACGTCGAACAGAGTATTCACGAAGCTTACGTACAAACCATTTCAAAGGCGCAGCACTACATCTACATCGAGAACCAGTTCTTCATCAGTTTGGAGATGGGCAATCCCACGGTTAAGAATCAAATTGCGGAGTACCTGTTCAAGCGGATAATGCGGGCACATCGGGAGAAAAAGCCGTTCCGGGTTTACGTGGTGATGCCGCTCCTGCCAGCGTTTGAGGGGGAGGTTGGAGGAGCCACCGGAATTTCGTTGCGGGCGATTACGCACTGGAATTACGCTTCGATAAACAG AGGCAAAAACTCCCTTCTTTCGCGGCTCAGTGCCGCCGGCATCAGGAATCCGATGGAGTACATCTCGTTCCACAGCTTGCGGACGCACTCCACGCTGAACGGCGTCCCCGTAACGGAGCTGATCTATGTCCACTCGAAACTGCTTATCGCCGACGACAAGGTGGTGATCTGCGGGTCGGCCAACATCAACGACCGCTCGCTGCTGGGCAAACGAGACTCGGAAGTTTGCGTCATGATCACG GACGAAGCCTTCGAAGAAGGCCGCATGAACGGGGAGTCCTACCCGTGCGGAATCTACGCCGGCAAGCTGCGCAAGTACCTCTTCAAGGAGCACCTCGGCCTGCTCGACCCCGCCCCCAACCGAGCCCCGGTAGACGTGACCGACCCGGTGATCGACTCGTTCTGGAACGGCGTCTGGCGGTGGACATCTCGCAAAAACACCCGACTCTTTGACGAAATCTTCCGCTGCATCCCATCGGACAACGTGCACTCGTTTGTGATGTTGAAAAAGTTTCTCGAGGAGAAGAGCCTGGCGCAGTCCGATCCGGAGGGAACGCAGAAGGCACTGCAGCGCATCGAGGGCAATCTGGTGGATTTGCCGCTCAAGTTTTTGTGCAACGAAGTGTTGACACCGCCGGGGGCGAGCAAGGAGGGGATCATGCCGACGTACATGTGGACGTGA